One region of Carya illinoinensis cultivar Pawnee chromosome 8, C.illinoinensisPawnee_v1, whole genome shotgun sequence genomic DNA includes:
- the LOC122318100 gene encoding 7-deoxyloganetin glucosyltransferase-like gives MEKPHAVCIPYPAQGHIKPMLNLAKLLHYRGFHITFVNTEFNHRRLLKSRGPNSLDGLPSFRFTTIPDGLPESDAEATQDIRSLCKSTKKHCSTPFKNLLRKLNDTSSSNVPPVSCIVSDGIMSFTLDAAAELGVPEVLFWTTSACGFMGYAQYRRLVEEGLTPLKDASYLTNGYLDMVIDWIPGMKGIRFRDLPSFVRTTDPDEFLLSFAMVESERARKASALIFNTFETLEQEVLDALSSMFPPIYAVGPLQLLVNQMPDGEYKSIGSNLWKEEYSCLEWLDKKEPNSVVYVNFGSITVMKSKQLIDFAWGLANSNQTFLWIIRPDLVKGDLSILPPEFLAQTKERSLLASWCPQEQVLSHPSVGGFLTHSGWNSTIESLSSGVPMICWPLVAEQQTNCRFSCNEWGVGMEIEGDASREKIESLVRELMLGEKGRELRKKAEEWKNLAEEAATSKPIGSSYANLDKMTNRVLIRSARE, from the exons ATGGAGAAGCCCCATGCAGTCTGCATCCCCTACCCAGCTCAAGGCCACATAAAACCGATGTTAAACTTGGCCAAACTCCTGCACTACAGAGGCTTTCATATCACTTTCGTCAACACAGAGTTCAACCACAGACGTCTCTTGAAATCCCGAGGTCCCAACTCTCTCGACGGTCTTCCCTCCTTCCGATTCACAACAATCCCCGACGGCCTTCCTGAGTCCGATGCCGAAGCCACCCAGGACATTCGGTCCCTGTGCAAATCCACGAAAAAACATTGCTCAACTCCCTTCAAAAATCTTCTTCGGAAACTGAACGACACCTCTTCTTCAAACGTCCCCCCGGTCTCTTGCATAGTTTCCGACGGTATCATGAGTTTCACTCTTGACGCAGCTGCAGAACTGGGCGTCCCTGAGGTTCTTTTCTGGACGACCAGTGCCTGTGGTTTCATGGGCTACGCTCAATATCGCCGTCTCGTGGAGGAAGGTCTAACTCCACTCAAAG ATGCCAGTTATTTAACCAATGGGTATTTGGATATGGTCATAGATTGGATTCCTGGTATGAAAGGTATCCGTTTCAGAGATCTTCCAAGTTTCGTTAGAACCACAGATCCTGATGAATTTCTGTTAAGTTTTGCAATGGTCGAAAGCGAGAGGGCTCGAAAGGCTTCTGCACTTATCTTTAATACGTTTGAGACCTTAGAGCAAGAAGTTTTGGACGCACTTTCATCCATGTTTCCCCCCATTTACGCCGTCGGTCCCCTACAACTTCTCGTAAACCAGATGCCGGATGGTGAATATAAATCAATTGGATCAAACCTATGGAAAGAAGAATATTCGTGTCTGGAGTGGCTGGACAAAAAAGAACCCAACTCCGTTGTTTACGTCAATTTTGGAAGCATAACGGTCATGAAAAGCAAGCAATTAATTGATTTTGCTTGGGGACTTGCAAATAGTAATCAAACATTCCTGTGGATTATAAGGCCTGATCTCGTGAAGGGTGATTTGTCCATTCTTCCACCTGAGTTCTTGGCGCAGACCAAAGAAAGGAGTCTTTTAGCAAGTTGGTGTCCTCAAGAACAAGTTCTCAGCCATCCGTCCGTTGGAGGATTTCTGACGCACAGCGGATGGAATTCCACGATCGAAAGCTTGAGCAGCGGAGTGCCAATGATCTGTTGGCCGCTCGTTGCTGAGCAACAAACCAATTGTAGGTTCTCTTGCAATGAATGGGGCGTGGGCATGGAGATTGAGGGAGATGCAAgcagagagaaaatagagagccTTGTGAGAGAGCTGATGCTGGGAGAAAAGGGGAGAGAGTTGAGGAAGAAAGCTGAAGAATGGAAGAATTTGGCGGAGGAAGCCGCCACAAGTAAACCGATTGGCTCATCTTACGCGAATTTAGACAAAATGACTAATCGAGTGCTAATTCGATCTGCAAGAGAATAA
- the LOC122318744 gene encoding uncharacterized protein LOC122318744, whose translation MDKSRIHLTDRFKSREYRIGVRQFLTMARAHAQGNTMMKCPCRKCRNNSFLPINEVERHLFITGIDPNYNNWIFHGEQNPINFMAEDKDDTPDDGDNSYIDDIDDMLGDIHVANNVGQEEDMAPHPREPSTVEPEPTTFEKLLEDARRLLCDGCKAFSKLSFIVKFLCIKTIGGWSVKSFDMLIKLLKTIFPDSLLVESFHEARTLERGLGFRYIKFHAYLNDCIPYGLSATPSKRPVPQKVVRYFPLKPRLQRLFMSKKTVVSMRWHHEERVQDKSTLCHPTDSEVWTIFDAEHRWFAQDP comes from the coding sequence ATGGACAAAAGTCGGATACACCTCACCGATAGGTTTAAGTCAAGGGAATATCGCATTGGGGTTAGGCAATTCCTCACAATGGCTCGAGCTCATGCCCAAGGAAATACAATGATGAAGTGTCCATGCCGTAAATGTCGTAATAATTCCTTCTTGCCAATCAACGAGGTAGAAAGACATTTGTTTATTACAGGTATTGATCCAAATTATAATAATTGGATTTTTCATGGGGAGCAAAACCCCATTAATTTCATGGCCGAGGACAAAGATGATACACCTGATGATGGCGACAATAGTTATATTGATGACATCGACGATATGTTGGGTGACATTCATGTGGCAAACAATGTAGGGCAAGAAGAAGACATGGCTCCACACCCCAGGGAGCCCAGCACGGTTGAACCCGAACCAACCACCTTTGAGAAGCTGCTGGAAGATGCTCGTCGTCTACTTTGTGATGGTTGCAAAGCATTTTCCAAACTATCATTCATTGTTAAGTTTCTCTGCATCAAAACTATTGGCGGTTGGAGTGTAAAGTCCTTTGACATGTTGATAAAACTATTGAAAACAATTTTTCCTGATTCACTCTTGGTAGAATCTTTTCATGAGGCACGCACATTGGAGCGAGGGTTGGGATTTAGATACATTAAATTTCATGCCTACCTAAACGATTGCATACCCTATGGGTTGTCAGCCACACCTTCTAAACGACCAGTGCCCCAAAAGGTAGTGAGGTATTTTCCCTTGAAGCCAAGGCTGCAAAGACTATTTATGTCCAAGAAAACAGTTGTATCCATGAGGTGGCATCATGAAGAAAGGGTACAAGATAAAAGCACTTTGTGCCATCCAACTGACTCTGAGGTGTGGACCATATTTGATGCCGAGCATCGTTGGTTTGCCCAAGATCCTTGA